In Bos indicus x Bos taurus breed Angus x Brahman F1 hybrid chromosome 21, Bos_hybrid_MaternalHap_v2.0, whole genome shotgun sequence, one DNA window encodes the following:
- the NSMCE3 gene encoding non-structural maintenance of chromosomes element 3 homolog codes for MSQKPKSRGRPSSQVEREPGGGGEEAPSTSRGPGGAASQRRAQASPAPGPRSQKQLELKVAELVQFLLIKDQRKIPIRRTDILRHVVGDYKDVLPELLRRAAERLEYVFGYRLVELEPRSNTYILVNTLEPVEEDAEVRGDQGTPTTGLLMIVLGLIFMKGNSIKETEVWDFLRRLGVHPTKKHLIFGDPKKLITEDFVRQRYLDYRRIPHTDPVDYELQWGPRTNLETSKMKVLKFVAKIHHQDPKDWPAQYCEALADEEARARPQPAGPSPATAPAPTLSPVS; via the coding sequence ATGTCGCAAAAGCCGAAGAGCCGGGGCCGCCCCAGCTCCCAGGTCGAGCGGGAGCCGGGTGGCGGCGGCGAGGAGGCCCCGAGTACGTCTCGCGGGCCTGGCGGCGCCGCGTCGCAGCGTCGGGCCCAGGCCTCCCCCGCCCCGGGGCCGCGCTCGCAGAAGCAGCTGGAGCTGAAGGTGGCGGAGCTGGTGCAGTTCTTGTTGATCAAGGACCAGAGGAAGATCCCTATCCGCCGCACCGACATCCTGCGGCACGTGGTCGGCGACTACAAGGACGTGCTCCCAGAGCTGCTGCGGCGGGCGGCCGAGCGCCTGGAGTACGTGTTCGGGTACCGGCTGGTGGAGCTGGAGCCGCGCAGCAACACCTACATTCTGGTCAACACGCTGGAACCGGTGGAAGAGGATGCGGAGGTGCGCGGCGACCAGGGCACGCCCACCACTGGGCTCCTCATGATCGTTCTGGGGCTCATCTTCATGAAAGGCAACAGCATCAAGGAGACCGAGGTCTGGGACTTCCTGCGGCGCCTCGGGGTACACCCCACCAAGAAGCACCTCATCTTCGGGGACCCCAAGAAGCTCATCACCGAGGACTTCGTGCGGCAGCGATACCTGGATTACCGGCGCATCCCGCACACGGACCCCGTGGACTACGAGCTCCAGTGGGGCCCGCGCACCAACCTGGAGACCAGCAAGATGAAGGTGCTCAAGTTCGTGGCTAAAATCCACCACCAGGACCCCAAGGACTGGCCGGCGCAGTACTGCGAGGCTTTGGCGGACGAGGAGGCCAGGGCCAGACCCCAGCCCGCGGGCCCGAGTccagccactgcccctgccccAACCCTTTCTCCTGTCTCTTGA